The following are from one region of the Actinoplanes sp. L3-i22 genome:
- a CDS encoding SRPBCC domain-containing protein has translation MTVTDTTTNLEELTLTFVTEFDAPAEKVWTVWADPRKLERWWGPPTWPATFVRHEFVPTGAARYYMTGPDGTRAHGWWTITAIEAPYRLEFDDGFANADGEPIDADRPMHAVVTLDETGGTTRMTVVSHFPDVDTLERQLKMGMQEGMRLALGQIDQILSNS, from the coding sequence ATGACCGTGACCGACACGACCACGAACCTCGAGGAGCTGACCCTCACGTTCGTCACCGAGTTCGACGCCCCGGCCGAGAAGGTCTGGACGGTCTGGGCCGACCCGCGCAAGCTGGAGCGCTGGTGGGGCCCGCCGACCTGGCCGGCCACGTTCGTCCGCCACGAGTTCGTGCCGACCGGCGCCGCGCGCTATTACATGACCGGGCCGGACGGCACCAGGGCGCACGGCTGGTGGACGATCACCGCGATCGAGGCGCCGTACCGGTTGGAGTTCGACGACGGGTTCGCGAACGCCGACGGCGAGCCGATCGACGCCGACCGGCCGATGCACGCCGTCGTCACCCTCGACGAGACCGGCGGGACGACCCGGATGACCGTGGTCAGCCACTTCCCGGACGTGGACACGCTGGAACGGCAGCTGAAGATGGGCATGCAGGAGGGCATGCGCCTGGCCCTCGGCCAGATCGATCAGATCCTTTCCAACAGCTGA
- a CDS encoding DUF1028 domain-containing protein, with product MTFSIVGRSADGKALGVAVASKFLGVGAAVPAALADVGALATQSYANLAYRPQGLALLASGVPADFTVRALTAGDDGPVGHRQVGVVAATGDGATFTGDDCHPWAGGTAGDGYAIQGNMLAGAAVVTDMATAWLGSTTEARLAYRLVAALRAGDQAGGDRRGRQSAALLVVAKGLGYGGTSDVLVDLRVDDHSDPVTELARLLTMHSLYFERPDPALLMPLHGPLADEVRTRLTELGERDADLDAALASWAGIENLEMRIVPGAIDPLVLAHLRVANISGKQHI from the coding sequence ATGACGTTCTCGATCGTGGGCCGGTCCGCGGACGGCAAGGCCCTGGGCGTGGCGGTGGCCAGCAAGTTCCTCGGCGTCGGCGCGGCGGTGCCGGCCGCGCTCGCCGACGTGGGCGCGCTGGCGACGCAGTCGTACGCGAACCTCGCCTACCGTCCGCAGGGCCTCGCCCTGCTCGCCTCCGGGGTGCCGGCCGACTTCACCGTGCGGGCGCTGACCGCCGGCGACGACGGCCCGGTCGGCCACCGGCAGGTCGGCGTGGTCGCCGCGACCGGCGACGGGGCCACGTTCACCGGCGACGACTGCCACCCGTGGGCCGGCGGGACGGCCGGCGACGGATACGCGATCCAGGGCAACATGCTGGCCGGAGCCGCCGTCGTCACCGACATGGCGACCGCGTGGCTGGGCTCCACGACCGAGGCACGGCTGGCCTATCGCCTGGTGGCGGCGCTGCGCGCCGGAGATCAGGCGGGCGGCGATCGCCGTGGGCGGCAGAGCGCGGCGTTGCTGGTGGTCGCCAAGGGCCTGGGGTACGGCGGCACCAGCGACGTCCTCGTCGACCTGCGCGTCGACGACCACTCGGACCCGGTCACCGAGCTGGCCCGGCTGCTCACCATGCACTCGCTGTATTTCGAGCGGCCCGATCCCGCCCTGCTGATGCCCCTGCACGGTCCGCTCGCCGACGAGGTGCGGACGCGGCTCACCGAGCTCGGCGAGCGGGACGCCGACCTCGACGCGGCGCTCGCGTCCTGGGCCGGGATCGAGAACCTGGAGATGCGGATCGTGCCCGGTGCCATCGATCCGCTGGTCCTGGCACATTTACGGGTCGCGAATATTTCCGGCAAACAGCACATCTAA
- a CDS encoding helix-turn-helix transcriptional regulator: protein MVVGEEREDRVFHALADATRRDILSRVFRSGMSVSALARLYPMSFAAVQKHVAVLEQAGLVTKERRGREQIVHGDPDALRGVIGGLMNSYERIWRDRAGRITAILEEES from the coding sequence ATGGTTGTAGGTGAGGAGCGGGAGGACCGGGTCTTCCACGCGCTCGCCGACGCCACCCGGCGCGACATCCTGTCGCGCGTGTTCCGGTCCGGGATGTCCGTCTCCGCGCTGGCCCGGCTCTATCCGATGAGCTTCGCCGCGGTGCAGAAACACGTCGCGGTGCTGGAGCAGGCCGGGCTCGTCACCAAGGAGCGGCGGGGCCGGGAGCAGATCGTGCACGGCGATCCGGACGCGCTGCGCGGCGTGATCGGTGGCCTGATGAACAGCTACGAACGGATCTGGCGGGACCGAGCCGGCCGGATCACCGCGATTCTGGAGGAGGAGTCATGA